The Lycium ferocissimum isolate CSIRO_LF1 chromosome 10, AGI_CSIRO_Lferr_CH_V1, whole genome shotgun sequence genome window below encodes:
- the LOC132034149 gene encoding auxin transporter-like protein 3, whose translation MASEKVETVIAGNYLEMEREGEEANTNNSMRNKVSNFFWHGGSVYDAWFSCSSNQVAQVLLTLPYSFSQLGMMSGIIFQLFYGLMGSWTAYLISVLYVEYRTRKEREKVDFRNHVIQWFEVLDGLLGKHWRNIGLFFNCTFLLFGSVIQLIACASNIYYINDNLDKRTWTYIFGACCATTVFIPSFHNYRIWSFVGLIMTTYTAWYLTIASLLNGQVEGVKHSGPTTMVLYFTGATNILYTFGGHAVTVEIMHAMWKPQKFKLIYLIATIYVLTLTLPSASAVYWAFGDALLTHSNALALLPKTRFRDSAVILMLIHQFITFGFACTPLYFVWEKFIGIHETKSLFKRAISRLPVVIPIWFLAIIFPFFGPINSSVGSLLVSFTVYIIPALAHMLTFASPSARENAVEQPPSFLGRWVGLYCTNIFVVAWVFIVGFGFGGWASMVNFVHQINTFGLFTKCYQCPPHKA comes from the exons ATGGCTTCTGAGAAAGTTGAGACAGTTATTGCTGGTAACTATTTGGAAATGgagagagaaggagaagaagctaATACCAATAATTCTATGAGAAACAAAGTATCCAATTTTTTCTGGCATGGTGGCTCTGTTTATGATGCATGGTTTAGTTGTTCTTCTAACCag GTTGCTCAAGTGCTACTTACACTGCCATATTCATTTTCACAACTGGGAATGATGTCTGGAATTATATTCCAACTCTTCTATGGGTTGATGGGAAGCTGGACTGCTTATCTTATAAGTGTGCTCTACGTTGAGTACAGaactagaaaagaaagagaaaaagttgACTTCAGAAACCATGTCATTCAG TGGTTTGAAGTTCTTGACGGATTACTAGGAAAGCATTGGAGAAATATTGGCCTCTTTTTCAACTGCACTTTTCTTCTATTCGGATCAGTCATTCAGCTAATTGCATGTGCAAG taacatatattatattaatgaCAATCTTGATAAGAGAACTTGGACGTATATATTTGGAGCGTGTTGTGCCACAACTGTGTTCATTCCTTCATTCCACAACTACAGAATTTGGTCATTTGTAGGGCTTATCATGACAACTTACACTGCATGGTATCTTACCATTGCTTCTCTTCTCAATGGACAG GTTGAGGGAGTGAAGCACTCAGGACCAACCACAATGGTTCTCTACTTCACTGGTGCTACAAACATTCTTTACACCTTTGGTGGACATGCTGTCACAGT GGAAATAATGCATGCGATGTGGAAGCCACAGAAGTTCAAGCTGATATATTTGATAGCAACAATATATGTGCTAACACTGACACTGCCATCAGCAAGTGCGGTGTATTGGGCATTTGGAGATGCACTTCTCACCCACTCCAATGCTTTGGCTTTGTTACCAAAGACTAGATTTAGAGACTCTGCTGTCATTCTCATGCTTATTCATCAG TTTATTACATTTGGTTTTGCATGTACCCCACTGTACTTTGTGTGGGAGAAGTTCATTGGAATTCATGAGACAAAGAGCTTGTTCAAGAGAGCAATATCAAGACTCCCAGTGGTTATTCCAATATGGTTCTTGGCAattattttccccttttttgggCCCATCAACTCCTCTGTTGGATCTCTCCTAGTTAGCTTCACTGTCTACATTATTCCTGCCTTAGCACACATGCTTACTTTTGCTTCCCCATCAGCTAGAGAG AATGCTGTGGAGCAACCACCATCATTCTTGGGAAGGTGGGTTGGCTTGTATTGTACCAACATATTTGTGGTGGCCTGGGTCTTCATTGTTGGTTTTGGATTTGGAGGGTGGGCAAGCATGGTCAATTTTGTacatcaaattaacacttttGGCCTCTTCACTAAGTGTTATCAATGCCCTCCACATAAGGCTTGA